The Caloenas nicobarica isolate bCalNic1 chromosome 28, bCalNic1.hap1, whole genome shotgun sequence genome window below encodes:
- the LOC135999368 gene encoding olfactory receptor 14J1-like, with protein LHYGTLLGSRACVHMAAAAWATGFLNALLHTANTFSLPLCKGNAVDQFFCEIPQILKLSCSHAYLREVWLLVGTVCLTFGCFVFIVLSYVQIFRAVLRIPSEQGRHKAFATCLPHLAVVSLFVSTGIFAYLKPPSISSPSLDLVVSVLYALVPPEL; from the exons ctgcactacgggaccctcctgggcagcagagcttgtgtccacatggcagcagctgcctgggccactgggtttctcaatgctctgctgcacacggccaatacattttcactgccactgtgcaagggcaatgctgtggaccagttcttctgtgaaatcccccagatcctcaagctctcctgctcacatgcctacctcagggaagtttggcttcttgtaggtactgtctgtttaacttttggctgctttgtgttcattgtgctgtcctatgtgcagatttTCAGGGCCGtactgaggatcccctctgagcagggacggcacaaagcctttgccacgtgcctccctcacctggccgtggtctccctgtttgtcagcactggcatatttgcctacctgaagcccccctccatctcctccccatccctggacctggtggtgtctgttctatacgcattggtgcctcca GAATTGTAA
- the LOC135999492 gene encoding olfactory receptor 14C36-like: MSLLFPPVTVPHAQRQQMSNSSSITQFLLLPFTDTRELQLLHFWLFLGIYLAALLGNGLIITTIACDQHLHTPMYFFLLNLSLLDLGSISITVPKSMVNSLWDTRVISYAGCAAQVFCVFFLFGAEFSLLTVMSYDCYVAICKPLHYGTLLGSRACVHMAAAAWATGFLSALLHTANTFSLPLCKGNALDQFFCEIPQILKLSCSQSYSREAGLLVVSVSLSFGCFVFIVLSYVQIFRAVLRIPSEQGRHKAFATCLPHLAVVSLFVSTAMFAYLKPPSISSPSLDLVVSVLYSVVPPAVNPLIYSMRNQELKESIRKVISWAFVNTDHLSITVHK; encoded by the coding sequence aTGTCGCTTTTATTCCctcctgtgacagtgccccatgcccagaggcagcaaatgtccaacagcagctccatcacccagttcctcctcctgccattcacagacacacgggagctgcagctcttgcacttctggctcttcctgggcatctacctggctgccctcctgggcaacggcctcatcatcaccaccatagcctgtgaccagcacctccacacccccatgtacttcttcctgctcaacctctccctcctcgacctgggctccatctccatcactgtgcccaaatccatggTGAACTCActctgggataccagggtcatttcctatgcaggatgtgctgcccaggtcttctgtgtatttttcttgtttggtgcagagttttctctcctcaccgtcatgtcctacgactgctacgttgccatctgcaaacccctgcactacgggaccctcctgggcagcagagcttgtgtccacatggcagcagctgcctgggccactgggtttctcagtgctctgctgcacacggccaatacattttcactgccactgtgcaagggcaatgccctggaccagttcttctgtgaaatcccccagatcctcaagctctcctgctcacagtcctactccagggaagctgggcttcttgtggttagtgtctctttatcatttgggtgttttgtgttcatcgtgctgtcctatgtgcagatcttcagggccgtgctgaggatcccctctgagcagggacggcacaaagcctttgccacgtgcctccctcacctggccgtggtctccctgtttgtcagcactgccatgtttgcctacctgaagcccccctccatctcctctccttccctggacctggtggtgtctgttctgtactcagtggtgcctccagcagtgaaccccctcatctacagcatgaggaaccaggagctgaagGAGTCCATTAGGAAAGTGATTTCATGGGCGTTTGTCAATACTGACCATCTTTCCATCACTGTCCACAAATGA